Sequence from the uncultured Draconibacterium sp. genome:
AATAATCGTCATGAAACAAACAATATTTATCATCGCATTCTTTCTTTTTTCACTGGCAGTAAATGCCCAAAACCAAATAGAAATCTGTCAAAACAAAACCACACACCTGATCGCCGAAGAAAAAATTACTTATCTGCAGGTTGGTGATCCTGATAAACTGATTGCGGAAGTAGTCCCTGAACAACCCAATATGGTCCGGGTAAAAGCTGTGGATGATTTTGAAGGCGAATCTTCACTGACAGTGGTCAGTGCCAATCGTTCGTATTCCTTGTTTGTAAAATATTCTGATGCGAATAAGATCTCCTATAAGCTGGAAGATTTTCATGGGG
This genomic interval carries:
- a CDS encoding DUF4138 domain-containing protein; its protein translation is MKQTIFIIAFFLFSLAVNAQNQIEICQNKTTHLIAEEKITYLQVGDPDKLIAEVVPEQPNMVRVKAVDDFEGESSLTVVSANRSYSLFVKYSDANKISYKLEDFHG